One Spiribacter halobius DNA segment encodes these proteins:
- a CDS encoding urease subunit beta, translating into MIPGEILAEPGEITLNAGRETCTVTVANTGDRPVQVGSHYHFHEVNPALRFDREQAVGFRLNIPAGTAVRFEPGQEREVELVAYAGARRVFGFRGEIMGEL; encoded by the coding sequence ATGATTCCAGGCGAGATCCTTGCCGAGCCCGGGGAGATCACCCTCAACGCCGGGCGCGAGACGTGCACGGTGACGGTGGCGAATACCGGGGACCGGCCCGTCCAGGTGGGCTCCCACTACCACTTCCACGAGGTGAATCCGGCGCTGCGGTTTGACCGCGAGCAGGCGGTGGGCTTTCGGCTGAACATCCCGGCGGGTACGGCGGTGCGCTTCGAGCCCGGGCAGGAGCGCGAGGTGGAGCTCGTGGCCTACGCCGGTGCGCGGCGGGTGTTCGGTTTCCGCGGCGAGATCATGGGGGAGCTCTGA
- a CDS encoding urease accessory protein UreF: MTGAEAMAELRLWQLVSPSLPVGAYAYSAGLETAVEQGWVTDAEGLAAWTGGQIRHALAGLDVPVLLRLHRAWAADEPAAVAAWTLRLLAARETAELRAEDRHLGRALARLLADLGEPRAAAFDVDGDVTWATAFALAAVGWQVSAWAAARAYLWAWLESQVAAGVKIIPLGQTAGQRVLRDVAAEMPAAVAHAATLPDDDLGATAPGVSLASSWHETQYTRLFRS, translated from the coding sequence GTGACCGGCGCTGAGGCGATGGCGGAGCTGCGCCTCTGGCAGCTGGTGAGCCCGTCGCTGCCGGTGGGGGCGTACGCCTATTCGGCCGGGCTCGAGACGGCCGTGGAGCAGGGCTGGGTGACGGATGCCGAAGGCCTGGCGGCCTGGACCGGCGGCCAGATCCGGCACGCCCTCGCCGGGCTCGACGTACCGGTGCTGCTGCGCCTGCACCGTGCCTGGGCGGCGGATGAGCCCGCCGCGGTGGCCGCCTGGACCCTGCGGCTGCTGGCCGCCCGCGAGACCGCCGAGCTCCGGGCCGAGGATCGCCATCTCGGCCGTGCCCTGGCGCGGCTTCTGGCGGACCTCGGCGAGCCCCGGGCTGCCGCCTTCGACGTGGATGGCGACGTGACCTGGGCTACCGCCTTCGCCCTCGCCGCCGTGGGCTGGCAGGTAAGTGCCTGGGCCGCGGCCCGCGCCTATCTCTGGGCCTGGCTGGAGAGCCAGGTGGCGGCGGGCGTGAAGATCATCCCGCTTGGCCAGACGGCGGGTCAGCGGGTGCTGCGGGACGTCGCCGCGGAAATGCCGGCGGCCGTCGCCCACGCCGCCACGCTCCCGGACGACGATCTCGGCGCAACCGCACCCGGCGTTTCCCTGGCCAGCAGCTGGCACGAGACGCAATACACGCGGTTGTTTCGAAGTTGA
- the urtA gene encoding urea ABC transporter substrate-binding protein, with the protein MTEQRLRAHSPRRALVAGALALAGLTAGPAMAQDDPIRVGILHSLSGTMAISETTLKETVEMLIEQQNAEGGLLGRELEPVVVDPASDWPRFAEQARQLLSEDEVDVIFGAWTSVSRKSVLPVVEELNGLLFYPVQYEGEESSENVFYLGAAPNQQAIPAVDYLMNQVGVERWALLGTDYVYPRTTNKILEQYLQDSGVAAEDIMINYTPFGHSDWQSIVSEVREFGSQGKKTAVVSTINGDANVPFYTELGNQGVSASDIPVVAFSVGEQELSGMDTEPLVGHLAAWNYFMSVPTEENLDFIQAWHEFQGDTDAVTNDPMEAHYIGFNMWVKAVQRAGTTDVDAVKEAMIGVTVPNLSGGYAAMMPNHHATKPVMIGEIQPDGQFAVVWETPGEVPGDAWSDYLPESADIIADWRRPLACGNYNVATATCSGQDYGD; encoded by the coding sequence ATGACCGAGCAACGGTTGCGCGCGCATTCGCCGCGTCGGGCACTGGTGGCCGGGGCGCTCGCCCTGGCCGGACTCACCGCCGGCCCCGCGATGGCCCAGGACGACCCCATCCGGGTCGGTATCCTGCATTCGCTCTCCGGCACCATGGCCATCAGCGAGACCACGCTGAAGGAGACCGTGGAGATGCTGATCGAGCAGCAGAACGCCGAAGGCGGGCTGCTCGGTCGCGAGCTGGAGCCGGTGGTGGTGGATCCGGCCTCGGACTGGCCGCGCTTCGCCGAGCAGGCGCGCCAGCTGCTCTCCGAAGACGAGGTGGACGTCATCTTCGGTGCCTGGACCTCGGTCTCGCGGAAGTCCGTGCTGCCGGTGGTGGAGGAGCTGAACGGGCTGCTCTTCTACCCGGTGCAGTACGAGGGGGAGGAGTCCTCGGAGAACGTGTTCTACCTGGGCGCGGCGCCGAACCAGCAGGCGATCCCCGCGGTGGATTACCTGATGAACCAGGTGGGCGTCGAACGCTGGGCCCTCCTTGGCACCGACTACGTCTACCCGCGCACCACCAACAAGATCCTCGAGCAGTACCTGCAGGACAGCGGCGTCGCCGCCGAGGACATCATGATCAACTACACGCCTTTCGGGCACTCCGACTGGCAGAGCATCGTCTCCGAGGTGCGCGAGTTCGGCAGCCAGGGCAAGAAGACCGCGGTGGTCTCCACCATCAACGGTGATGCCAACGTCCCCTTCTACACCGAGCTCGGCAATCAGGGCGTGTCCGCCTCGGACATCCCGGTGGTGGCCTTCTCGGTGGGTGAGCAGGAGCTCTCGGGCATGGACACCGAGCCGCTGGTGGGGCATCTCGCCGCCTGGAACTACTTCATGAGCGTGCCCACCGAGGAGAACCTGGACTTCATCCAGGCCTGGCACGAGTTCCAGGGCGACACCGACGCCGTCACCAACGATCCCATGGAGGCCCACTACATCGGCTTCAACATGTGGGTGAAGGCGGTGCAGCGGGCCGGCACCACGGACGTGGACGCGGTGAAGGAGGCCATGATCGGCGTCACCGTGCCCAATCTCTCCGGCGGCTATGCCGCGATGATGCCGAACCACCACGCCACCAAGCCGGTGATGATCGGCGAGATCCAGCCCGACGGTCAGTTCGCCGTGGTCTGGGAGACGCCGGGTGAGGTGCCGGGGGATGCCTGGTCGGATTACCTCCCCGAGAGCGCGGACATCATCGCCGACTGGCGCCGACCGCTCGCCTGCGGCAACTACAACGTGGCCACGGCCACCTGTTCCGGCCAGGACTACGGCGATTGA
- a CDS encoding TonB-dependent receptor, whose protein sequence is MTAARPGGTAADLTRATTVVDRETIEQQSAISRDIGDILGKTVPGFGISTEGSTNFTQNLRGRNFLVLVDGVPISTPLRDSARDLKIIDPSAIERIEVIRGGTAAFGFGATGGLVNYITRDPGREALSSFAEAGMRFSTEHPDGSLQGHASLGVSGQRGGVDFILNGSFAQRNGFFDADGDRIPPDPLGGQGGLADSDERNVLGKLGYDFDQGRQRLEVMVNSYDIEQDTDFVTSAGDFGEREKATAVPGEPLGNQGRTENELVNLTYTNRDIGGSSVDLQGYYQDYLATFPIDPDFLAGSTNEAEKTGARLTIDTPVLGDPAGPRVQWGVDYLNSETNEIIVGDNPFGTASVPFVEQDAVAGFAQLELPVGSIGTITSGVRHEEIQLDVPTFSGPGGTVQGGELDYSETLFNARGVAFITENIDLFGGFSQGFTVTEAIGELQSAASAWAGGGGSAEDLDPEAQKVDHYELGLRGSWDRIEGSLVGFYSESDLGTTFEGFAQPVREPEEIFGVELSLEAELNPQWSAGGTVTWADSNTDADGDGDLDEELPTRRVPPVKITGFAEYSPYGWWRNRLQLLYSGDREPDGATNFAGTPDEVDSFVIFDYHAGFDIGPGELQLGVENLLNEDYFPVAAQSFGTDSAFAQGQGRTVSLSYRAEW, encoded by the coding sequence GTGACCGCGGCCCGTCCGGGCGGGACCGCGGCCGATCTCACCCGCGCCACCACCGTGGTCGATCGCGAGACCATCGAGCAGCAGTCCGCCATCAGCCGCGATATCGGCGACATCCTCGGCAAGACGGTCCCCGGCTTCGGCATAAGCACCGAGGGTTCGACCAATTTCACGCAGAATCTGCGCGGCCGGAACTTCCTCGTGCTCGTGGATGGGGTGCCGATCTCGACCCCCCTTCGTGACAGCGCCCGCGATCTGAAGATCATCGATCCCAGTGCGATCGAGCGCATCGAGGTGATCCGCGGCGGGACAGCGGCCTTTGGCTTCGGCGCCACCGGCGGCCTGGTGAACTACATCACCCGTGACCCGGGCCGCGAGGCGCTCAGCAGCTTCGCCGAGGCGGGTATGCGGTTCTCCACCGAGCATCCGGACGGGTCTTTACAGGGCCACGCCAGCCTTGGCGTCTCCGGCCAGCGCGGGGGCGTCGACTTCATCCTCAACGGCAGCTTCGCACAGCGCAATGGCTTCTTCGACGCCGACGGGGACCGCATCCCGCCGGATCCGCTGGGTGGCCAGGGCGGCCTCGCCGACTCGGACGAGAGAAACGTCCTCGGCAAGCTCGGTTACGACTTCGACCAGGGCCGTCAGCGTCTGGAAGTCATGGTCAACAGCTACGACATCGAGCAGGACACCGACTTCGTCACCTCCGCAGGTGACTTCGGCGAGCGCGAGAAGGCGACGGCGGTTCCCGGCGAACCCCTGGGCAATCAGGGCCGTACGGAGAACGAGCTGGTCAACCTCACCTACACGAACCGGGACATCGGGGGCAGCAGCGTCGACCTCCAGGGGTACTATCAGGATTACCTGGCGACCTTTCCCATCGATCCCGACTTTCTCGCAGGGTCAACCAACGAGGCGGAGAAAACCGGTGCCCGGCTGACGATCGACACACCGGTGCTCGGCGACCCCGCGGGCCCTCGAGTCCAATGGGGCGTCGACTACCTCAACTCGGAGACGAACGAAATCATCGTTGGGGACAACCCCTTCGGTACGGCGTCCGTGCCGTTCGTCGAGCAGGACGCCGTTGCGGGTTTCGCCCAGCTGGAGCTGCCCGTGGGCAGTATCGGTACGATCACCTCCGGGGTGCGCCACGAGGAAATCCAGCTGGACGTCCCCACGTTCTCGGGGCCCGGGGGCACCGTGCAGGGGGGCGAGCTCGACTATTCGGAGACGCTGTTCAATGCCCGGGGGGTGGCCTTCATCACCGAGAACATCGACCTCTTCGGTGGCTTCTCCCAGGGTTTCACGGTGACGGAGGCGATCGGCGAGCTGCAGTCCGCGGCCTCGGCCTGGGCGGGGGGCGGTGGATCCGCCGAGGACCTCGATCCCGAGGCCCAGAAGGTGGATCACTATGAGCTGGGGCTGCGCGGCAGCTGGGACAGGATCGAGGGCTCGCTGGTCGGCTTCTACTCGGAGTCCGATCTCGGCACCACGTTCGAGGGCTTCGCCCAGCCCGTTCGCGAGCCCGAGGAAATCTTCGGCGTTGAGCTGAGCCTCGAGGCGGAGCTGAACCCGCAGTGGTCCGCGGGCGGCACCGTCACCTGGGCGGACAGCAACACGGACGCGGACGGCGACGGCGATCTCGACGAGGAGCTGCCGACGCGCCGGGTCCCGCCGGTCAAGATTACCGGCTTCGCGGAGTACAGCCCGTACGGCTGGTGGCGCAACCGCCTGCAGTTGCTGTATTCCGGTGACCGCGAGCCGGACGGCGCCACCAACTTTGCCGGCACGCCGGACGAAGTGGACTCCTTCGTGATCTTCGACTATCACGCCGGCTTCGACATCGGGCCGGGCGAGCTGCAGCTCGGCGTCGAGAACCTGCTCAACGAGGACTACTTCCCGGTGGCGGCCCAGTCGTTCGGCACCGACAGCGCCTTCGCCCAGGGCCAGGGGCGGACCGTGAGCCTCAGCTATCGCGCCGAGTGGTGA
- a CDS encoding helix-turn-helix transcriptional regulator — MASVGAARDADSRGGQILTPAELSAFETRYRLRHRFARAANDAGSTCLPAVAEGRVEELEPRDGLRMVGSDLIIHRTYAAVAQPEAPAHASVIVLLQGTAELECAGELLPLRGGGAALVVHPGGGALSALHPAGQHIRAVNVSLLEGSPLPEPTLAARFGARFRCPTPGLWPVPLPRGLAAGLDEWLRGGRRAALAELEAMGLALQLLAHALPMAAPMEQSGARPVRERALLERVRQRLETRPGESHTLDGLAALACMSPSALREKFAQAYGCSVFTYLRERRLTLARRLLEEGQTVQAAAETAGYTHPSNFATAFRARFGIPPRAVRRMRHIA, encoded by the coding sequence ATGGCCAGCGTAGGCGCTGCCCGGGACGCCGACAGCCGGGGTGGGCAGATACTGACGCCGGCGGAGCTGTCTGCCTTCGAGACCCGTTACCGGCTGCGCCATCGTTTTGCGCGGGCTGCCAATGATGCTGGCTCGACCTGCCTGCCGGCGGTGGCCGAGGGGCGGGTGGAGGAGCTGGAGCCACGCGACGGCCTGCGGATGGTGGGCTCCGACCTCATTATCCACCGGACCTATGCAGCGGTCGCGCAGCCGGAGGCACCGGCGCACGCCTCGGTGATCGTTCTCCTGCAGGGCACTGCGGAGCTCGAATGTGCGGGAGAGTTGCTGCCGTTGCGGGGCGGTGGGGCAGCTCTGGTCGTCCATCCGGGAGGCGGAGCACTCTCGGCGCTGCACCCGGCCGGCCAGCACATCCGCGCGGTGAATGTCTCCCTGCTCGAGGGCTCACCGCTTCCGGAGCCGACGCTGGCGGCGCGATTCGGCGCGCGGTTTCGGTGCCCGACACCGGGGCTCTGGCCGGTGCCGCTGCCACGCGGGCTCGCGGCGGGGCTGGACGAATGGCTCCGCGGTGGGCGCCGCGCCGCGCTGGCGGAGCTCGAGGCGATGGGGCTTGCCCTTCAGCTACTCGCGCACGCCCTCCCGATGGCCGCGCCGATGGAGCAGTCCGGCGCGCGTCCGGTCCGCGAGCGCGCTCTGCTGGAGCGGGTACGCCAGCGGCTCGAAACACGCCCGGGGGAATCCCACACCCTGGATGGGCTTGCCGCCCTTGCCTGCATGAGCCCGAGCGCGCTGCGCGAGAAGTTCGCTCAGGCCTACGGGTGCTCGGTGTTCACCTATCTGCGGGAACGGCGGCTTACCCTGGCGCGGCGCCTGCTGGAGGAGGGGCAGACGGTCCAGGCCGCGGCCGAGACGGCGGGTTATACCCACCCGAGCAACTTCGCTACGGCCTTCCGCGCGCGCTTCGGTATCCCGCCCCGGGCTGTTCGGCGGATGCGGCACATCGCATAG
- a CDS encoding agmatinase family protein, with protein MPRYRHRPAPGAGSAGRTRRHHPTFDRTQLQGWRMMHREAELPHDAWDAEERRCLALGLQGADSIEDRSIPTFARGELPHFAGINTFMKAPYCEDIGDVGHYDAAVLGVPFDGGTTYRPGTRFGPQGMRKISALYTPFNYELGVDLREQMTLCDAGDIFTIPANIEKTFDQISRGVEHVFRSGALPVIMGGDHSIGFPCVRGIARCTDRRIGIVHFDRHADIQEKDLDERMHTTPWFHATDLPNVPATNLVQVGIGGWQVPRQAIKEARKRDTTILTMHDVERLGLDKVVEIALEVAWKDADAVYISFDIDSVDCGFVPGTGWPEPGGFLPREVLYMLGRVAAEGICGMEVVEVSPPYDTSEITALLGVRAIVDVLGATVAHGKLGEHRKLLRDYGAGEV; from the coding sequence ATGCCTAGATACCGTCACCGACCCGCGCCCGGGGCCGGCAGCGCCGGCCGCACGCGCCGGCATCACCCGACCTTCGACCGCACCCAGCTCCAGGGCTGGAGGATGATGCACCGGGAGGCGGAGCTGCCCCACGACGCCTGGGACGCCGAGGAGCGCCGCTGTCTGGCGCTCGGCCTGCAGGGGGCGGACTCCATCGAGGACCGCTCCATCCCCACCTTCGCCCGGGGTGAGCTGCCGCACTTCGCCGGCATCAACACCTTCATGAAGGCGCCCTACTGCGAGGATATCGGCGACGTCGGCCATTACGACGCCGCCGTTCTCGGCGTGCCCTTCGATGGCGGCACCACCTACCGCCCGGGTACGCGCTTCGGCCCCCAGGGCATGCGCAAGATCTCCGCGCTGTACACGCCCTTCAACTACGAGCTCGGCGTCGACCTGCGCGAGCAGATGACGCTGTGTGATGCCGGCGACATCTTCACCATCCCGGCCAACATCGAGAAGACCTTCGACCAGATCTCCCGCGGCGTGGAGCACGTGTTCCGGTCGGGAGCGCTGCCGGTGATCATGGGCGGCGACCACTCCATCGGCTTCCCCTGCGTGCGCGGCATCGCCCGCTGCACGGACAGGCGCATCGGCATCGTCCACTTCGACCGGCATGCGGACATCCAGGAGAAGGACCTGGACGAGCGCATGCACACCACGCCCTGGTTTCACGCCACCGACCTGCCCAACGTCCCTGCCACCAATCTGGTGCAGGTGGGCATCGGCGGCTGGCAGGTGCCGCGCCAGGCGATCAAGGAGGCGCGCAAGCGCGACACCACCATCCTCACCATGCACGACGTCGAGCGCCTGGGCCTGGACAAGGTGGTGGAGATCGCCCTGGAGGTGGCCTGGAAGGACGCGGACGCGGTCTACATCAGCTTCGACATCGACAGTGTCGACTGCGGCTTCGTCCCCGGCACCGGCTGGCCGGAGCCCGGCGGCTTCCTGCCCCGGGAGGTGCTGTACATGCTCGGCCGGGTCGCCGCCGAGGGCATCTGCGGCATGGAGGTGGTGGAGGTCTCGCCGCCCTACGACACCTCCGAGATCACCGCCCTGCTCGGCGTGCGCGCCATCGTCGACGTGCTCGGCGCCACCGTCGCCCACGGCAAGCTCGGCGAGCACCGCAAGCTGCTGCGCGACTACGGCGCCGGCGAGGTCTGA
- the ureC gene encoding urease subunit alpha gives MAKISRQAYAEMYGPTTGDRVRLGDTELLIEVERDFTTYGDEVKFGGGKVIRDGMGQSQHGRHQAVDLVITNALILDYWGIVKADIGIKNGRIVGIGKAGNPDTQPDVEIILGPGTEVMAAEGSVVTPGGIDAHIHFVCPQQVEEALMSGVTTMLGGGTGPATGTNATTCTPGPWNIERMLQAADAFPMNLGFLGKGNGSLPDPLREQVEAGAMGLKLHEDWGTTPAAIDNCLAVAEEYDVQVAIHTDTLNESGFVEDTIAAFKGRTIHTYHTEGAGGGHAPDIIKACGEANVLPSSTNPTRPYTVNTIDEHLDMLMVCHHLDPSIPEDVAFAESRIRRETIAAEDIFHDRGAFSMIASDSQAMGRVGEVISRTWQTAHKMKGQFGPLPEDNDRNDNVRARRFIAKYTINPALTHGIAHEVGSIEVGKLADLVLWKPAFFGAKPGVIIKGGMIAAAPMGDPNASIPTPQPVHYRYMFGAYGGALAKTSVTFVSRAALENGVAERLGLGKRAVAVAHCRDVKKSDMKLNDWQPEVDVDPQTYEVRADGELLTCEPTKALPLTQRYYLF, from the coding sequence ATGGCGAAGATCAGCCGGCAGGCCTATGCGGAGATGTACGGGCCCACCACCGGGGACCGGGTTCGCCTCGGCGACACCGAGCTGTTGATCGAGGTGGAGCGGGACTTCACGACCTACGGCGACGAGGTGAAGTTCGGCGGCGGCAAGGTGATCCGCGACGGCATGGGGCAGAGCCAGCACGGCCGCCACCAGGCGGTGGATCTGGTGATCACCAACGCGCTGATCCTCGACTACTGGGGCATCGTCAAGGCCGACATCGGCATCAAGAACGGGCGCATTGTCGGCATCGGCAAGGCCGGCAACCCGGATACCCAGCCGGACGTGGAGATCATCCTCGGCCCCGGCACCGAGGTCATGGCCGCCGAGGGCAGCGTCGTCACCCCGGGTGGCATCGACGCCCACATCCACTTCGTCTGCCCGCAGCAGGTGGAGGAGGCGCTCATGTCGGGGGTGACCACCATGCTCGGGGGCGGCACCGGGCCCGCCACCGGCACCAACGCCACCACCTGCACTCCGGGGCCCTGGAACATCGAGCGCATGCTTCAGGCCGCCGATGCCTTTCCGATGAATCTCGGCTTCCTCGGCAAGGGCAACGGCAGCCTGCCGGACCCGCTGCGCGAGCAGGTGGAGGCCGGAGCCATGGGGCTCAAGCTCCACGAGGACTGGGGCACCACCCCGGCGGCCATCGACAACTGCCTCGCCGTGGCCGAGGAGTACGACGTCCAGGTGGCGATCCACACGGATACCCTGAACGAATCCGGGTTCGTGGAGGACACCATCGCCGCCTTCAAGGGCCGCACCATCCACACCTACCACACCGAGGGTGCCGGCGGCGGCCATGCTCCGGACATCATCAAGGCCTGCGGCGAGGCCAACGTGCTCCCGTCCTCCACCAACCCGACCCGGCCGTACACGGTGAACACCATCGACGAGCATCTGGACATGCTCATGGTCTGCCATCACCTGGACCCGTCGATCCCCGAGGACGTGGCCTTCGCCGAATCCCGCATCCGCCGCGAGACCATCGCCGCGGAGGACATCTTCCACGACCGCGGGGCGTTCTCCATGATCGCCTCGGACTCCCAGGCCATGGGCCGGGTGGGGGAGGTGATCAGCCGCACCTGGCAGACGGCGCACAAGATGAAGGGCCAGTTCGGCCCGCTGCCGGAGGACAACGACCGCAACGACAACGTCCGCGCCCGGCGCTTCATCGCCAAGTACACCATCAATCCGGCGCTCACCCACGGCATCGCCCACGAGGTAGGGTCCATCGAGGTGGGCAAGCTCGCGGATCTCGTGCTCTGGAAACCCGCCTTCTTCGGCGCCAAGCCCGGGGTGATCATCAAGGGCGGCATGATCGCCGCCGCCCCCATGGGCGACCCCAACGCCTCCATCCCCACGCCGCAGCCGGTGCACTACCGCTACATGTTCGGCGCCTACGGCGGTGCCCTGGCGAAGACCTCGGTGACCTTCGTCTCCCGGGCGGCGCTGGAGAACGGCGTCGCCGAGCGCCTGGGCCTCGGCAAGCGCGCGGTAGCCGTTGCCCACTGCCGCGACGTGAAGAAGTCCGACATGAAGCTCAACGATTGGCAGCCGGAGGTGGACGTCGACCCCCAGACCTACGAGGTCCGCGCCGACGGCGAGCTCCTCACCTGCGAGCCGACGAAGGCGCTGCCGCTGACGCAGCGGTATTACCTGTTCTGA
- a CDS encoding urease accessory protein UreD, producing the protein MALAREHWLSPAAATAEPTGWRARLELAFAPRHGRTELVHRRHEGPLRVQRSFHPEGGPCHSYLLHPPGGVVGGDRLALDLEVAAGAWALLTSPGATKLYRSLGAQSQLVQTLQVADGGTLEWLPQEQIAFTGARARSLTRIELQGGARCIAWELSCLGRPAAGERFASGQYRQGLEVWRDGRPLLLEHGRYAGDGQVLDSPWGLAGWSAFATLVAAGAGEAEVGAVREAVTGVTGEAGVTLLGDLLVLRWRGPGTLAGYRLRERAWAALRPALHGREPCRPRIWNT; encoded by the coding sequence ATGGCCCTGGCCCGGGAGCACTGGCTGTCCCCGGCGGCCGCCACGGCGGAGCCCACAGGCTGGCGGGCGCGGCTCGAGCTCGCCTTTGCCCCGCGCCATGGGCGCACCGAGCTGGTGCATCGCCGCCATGAGGGCCCCCTGCGGGTGCAGCGCAGCTTCCACCCGGAGGGCGGGCCCTGCCACAGCTATCTGCTCCACCCGCCGGGGGGCGTGGTGGGCGGCGACCGGCTGGCGCTGGACCTGGAGGTGGCCGCTGGCGCCTGGGCCCTGCTCACCAGCCCCGGGGCCACCAAGCTCTACCGCAGCCTGGGGGCGCAGTCGCAGCTGGTACAGACCCTGCAGGTGGCCGATGGCGGGACGCTGGAATGGCTGCCCCAGGAGCAGATCGCCTTCACCGGCGCCCGGGCCCGCTCGCTCACCCGCATCGAGCTGCAGGGCGGCGCCCGCTGCATCGCCTGGGAGCTGAGCTGCCTGGGGCGCCCTGCCGCGGGCGAGCGCTTCGCGAGCGGCCAGTACCGCCAGGGCCTCGAGGTCTGGCGCGACGGCCGGCCGCTGCTGCTGGAGCACGGCCGCTACGCCGGTGACGGCCAGGTCCTGGATTCGCCCTGGGGGCTCGCCGGCTGGAGCGCCTTCGCCACCCTCGTGGCTGCCGGCGCCGGGGAGGCCGAGGTGGGGGCGGTACGGGAGGCGGTGACCGGGGTCACCGGTGAGGCCGGCGTGACCCTGCTGGGCGATCTGCTGGTACTGCGCTGGCGCGGACCCGGGACGCTCGCCGGCTACCGGCTGCGCGAGCGTGCCTGGGCGGCGCTGCGCCCGGCGCTGCACGGCCGCGAGCCCTGCCGCCCGCGGATCTGGAACACCTGA
- the ureG gene encoding urease accessory protein UreG, with product MTQPRSNPLRVGIGGPVGSGKTALTLALCKALRERLSIAVVTNDIYTREDAEFLTRHEALPAGRIVGVETGGCPHTAIREDASMNLTAVADLQSRFGDLDVVFIESGGDNLSATFSPELSDLTIYVIDVSAGDKIPRKGGPGITRSDLLVINKTDLAPHVGASLEVMDRDARRMRGERPFVFTSIARGEGVDQVIDFILREGMLRDAVA from the coding sequence ATGACCCAACCCCGTTCCAACCCCCTGCGCGTCGGCATCGGCGGCCCGGTGGGCTCGGGCAAGACGGCACTGACCCTGGCGCTCTGCAAGGCCCTGCGCGAGCGGCTCTCCATTGCCGTGGTCACCAACGACATCTACACCCGCGAGGACGCCGAATTTCTCACCCGCCACGAGGCCCTGCCCGCGGGGCGGATCGTCGGCGTGGAGACTGGCGGCTGCCCGCACACGGCGATCCGAGAGGACGCCTCCATGAACCTCACCGCCGTGGCCGACCTGCAGAGCCGATTTGGCGACCTGGACGTGGTGTTCATCGAGAGCGGCGGCGACAATCTCTCCGCCACCTTCAGCCCGGAGCTCTCGGATCTCACGATCTACGTCATCGACGTCTCCGCCGGCGACAAGATCCCGCGCAAAGGCGGCCCCGGCATCACCCGCTCGGATCTCCTGGTGATCAACAAGACCGACCTCGCGCCCCATGTCGGTGCGTCGCTGGAGGTCATGGACCGGGACGCCCGCCGCATGCGCGGCGAGCGGCCGTTCGTGTTCACCAGCATTGCCCGGGGCGAGGGCGTCGACCAGGTGATCGACTTCATTCTGCGCGAGGGGATGCTCAGGGACGCGGTGGCCTGA
- a CDS encoding urease subunit gamma — protein MELTPREKDKLMLSMAAIVAERRLQRGVKLNYPEAMAYIANAIVEGARDGRTVAEMMSEGTKLLTREQVMDGIPEMLKEVQVEATFPDGTKLVTVHEPIG, from the coding sequence ATGGAGCTGACACCACGGGAGAAGGACAAGCTGATGCTGTCCATGGCGGCCATCGTCGCCGAGCGGCGCCTGCAGCGGGGGGTGAAGCTGAACTACCCCGAGGCCATGGCCTACATCGCCAACGCCATCGTCGAGGGCGCCCGCGACGGGCGCACGGTGGCGGAGATGATGAGCGAGGGCACGAAGCTGCTCACCCGCGAGCAGGTCATGGACGGTATCCCCGAGATGCTGAAGGAGGTCCAGGTGGAGGCCACCTTCCCCGACGGCACCAAGCTGGTCACGGTCCACGAACCGATCGGGTGA
- a CDS encoding HupE/UreJ family protein: protein MPIRTPLLALAALALPGAALAHTGHDVGGFGYGFAHPLGGLDHLLAMLAVGLWAAQAGGRALWAVPASFLALMAAGGGLALAGVGLPAVELGVAGSVLAFGLLVACAARIPLGAGIALTGAFALFHGFAHGAEMAAGASAALYGGGFLAATALLHAAGMIAGQLGRYRLGAVLVRAGGAATAAAGATLLAGLG, encoded by the coding sequence ATGCCCATACGTACACCGCTGCTCGCTCTCGCTGCCCTGGCCCTGCCCGGTGCGGCCCTCGCCCACACCGGCCACGATGTCGGCGGCTTCGGCTACGGCTTCGCCCATCCCCTGGGCGGGCTCGACCACCTGCTGGCCATGCTGGCCGTCGGGCTCTGGGCCGCCCAGGCCGGCGGCCGGGCGCTATGGGCCGTGCCGGCGAGCTTCCTCGCACTGATGGCCGCCGGCGGTGGCCTCGCCCTTGCCGGCGTCGGCCTGCCCGCGGTGGAGCTCGGCGTCGCCGGGTCGGTGCTTGCCTTCGGCCTGCTGGTGGCCTGCGCGGCGCGCATCCCGCTGGGCGCCGGCATCGCCCTGACGGGGGCCTTCGCCCTGTTCCACGGCTTCGCCCACGGCGCGGAGATGGCGGCCGGGGCCTCGGCGGCGCTGTACGGGGGAGGCTTCCTTGCCGCCACGGCGCTGCTGCACGCCGCCGGCATGATCGCCGGGCAGCTCGGGCGCTACCGGCTTGGCGCGGTGCTGGTGCGCGCTGGCGGGGCGGCCACCGCGGCGGCCGGCGCGACGCTGCTGGCCGGCCTCGGCTGA